Proteins from a single region of Bartonella sp. M0283:
- the rsmH gene encoding 16S rRNA (cytosine(1402)-N(4))-methyltransferase RsmH: MPTVKDTDFKRHIPVLLAPVLAGMDACAGKTIIDGTFGAGGYSRALLDKGANVIALDRDPEAIRDGEALVEEYRPRLKLVHTEFSNLGHVTEDKVDGVILDIGVSSMQIDEAERGFSFQKDGPLDMRMSESGFSAADVVNTMKVNDLTRIFGLLGEERHAARIARMIGERREKKPFLRTSDLADAVETLVGRKPGDHIHPATRIFQALRIYVNDELQELAKALEAGEAVLKPGGRLGVVTFHSLEDRMVKKFFALRSKARAQSRYLPVQETEKPTFTLKVKSGITADEAELEANPRSRSARFRFGIRTDADIAPLDKSIFGLPELARFNARTDARNDGNRK; encoded by the coding sequence ATGCCAACTGTTAAGGATACCGATTTTAAACGTCATATCCCTGTTTTACTCGCACCTGTTCTTGCGGGAATGGATGCTTGCGCCGGTAAAACAATTATCGACGGTACCTTTGGTGCAGGTGGTTATTCGCGTGCACTGCTTGATAAAGGTGCCAATGTCATTGCACTTGATCGCGATCCGGAAGCGATCCGTGACGGCGAAGCTCTTGTTGAAGAATATCGCCCGCGATTGAAACTCGTTCATACAGAATTTTCCAATCTCGGCCACGTGACAGAAGATAAAGTTGACGGTGTTATTCTCGACATTGGTGTTTCCTCCATGCAGATTGACGAGGCAGAGCGCGGTTTCTCGTTCCAGAAAGACGGGCCGCTTGACATGCGCATGTCGGAATCCGGTTTTAGCGCGGCCGATGTTGTCAACACCATGAAGGTAAATGACCTTACACGTATTTTCGGTCTTCTCGGGGAAGAACGCCATGCGGCACGCATTGCCAGAATGATTGGCGAAAGGCGCGAGAAAAAACCGTTTTTGCGTACCTCCGACCTCGCAGATGCTGTTGAAACATTGGTGGGGCGCAAGCCCGGCGATCATATCCATCCGGCAACAAGAATTTTTCAGGCCTTGCGCATTTACGTTAATGACGAGCTTCAGGAATTGGCCAAAGCGCTTGAAGCTGGCGAAGCGGTTTTGAAACCGGGCGGGCGGCTTGGTGTTGTAACCTTCCATTCACTTGAAGACCGCATGGTGAAAAAGTTTTTCGCTCTCCGGTCAAAAGCGCGCGCGCAATCGCGCTATTTGCCGGTTCAAGAAACAGAAAAGCCGACATTCACTCTTAAAGTCAAAAGCGGCATTACCGCAGATGAAGCGGAGCTTGAAGCCAATCCTCGTTCACGCTCTGCGCGTTTCCGCTTCGGTATCCGCACAGATGCAGACATTGCACCTCTTGATAAATCAATATTCGGACTTCCTGAACTAGCCCGATTTAATGCCCGAACTGATGCCCGAAATGATGGTAATAGAAAATGA
- a CDS encoding penicillin-binding protein 2 has protein sequence MKFIPFLKRKPKAPLNRYEELQKAEYRSRRTRRRLMVVVSCFLCVYAVIFARLIYFGIKGGEIEEASGPAVEQSAARPDILDRNGRLLATDLKTYSLFAEPRRIIDVDETIELISTVLPNLDWQETYKKLKKKTGFAWIQRGLTPSQKEQIMALGIPGVGFRTEVRRFYPGGPTASHILGMVNVDNQGTAGMEKYIDNAGLSDLRAAGLADETSLEPVKLSIDIRVQAIMRDVLADAMQRYQAIAAGAVVINIHTGEVLAMASMPDFDPNNPVDALKKDRLNRMTAGTFEMGSTIKSFTTAMALDSGKFQLNSVIDASKPLAAGRGHFIRDFHGKYRPLTAWEIFIFSSNIGSAKEALTIGIDGHREFLKRMGLLDRMTTELPEVARPVEPRRWKTVNSMTIAFGHGMMTTPLQTAVGASALMNGGKLIEPTFLKRTAEEAEEHSKQVVSPETSRDMRYLYKLNGDIGSGRRAKVEGYRVGGKTGTAEKVENGKYSKTKRFNAFLASFPIDDPQYVVLTIIDEPKAEEGKFGATAGFNAAPMVEKIIHRSATFLGVRPDFKEEYAPVLASSGNQKLPETSFND, from the coding sequence ATGAAGTTTATTCCTTTTTTGAAGCGTAAACCAAAGGCACCTCTCAATCGTTATGAAGAGTTGCAAAAGGCCGAATATCGTTCACGCAGAACCCGCCGCCGTCTTATGGTGGTGGTAAGCTGTTTCTTATGCGTTTATGCGGTGATTTTTGCCCGCCTGATCTATTTCGGTATCAAAGGCGGCGAGATTGAAGAAGCCTCCGGCCCTGCAGTCGAACAATCGGCAGCCCGTCCCGATATTCTTGATCGTAACGGGCGGCTTCTTGCAACCGATTTGAAAACCTATTCGCTTTTTGCCGAACCGCGTCGCATTATTGATGTTGATGAAACAATCGAATTGATTTCAACGGTTCTACCCAATCTTGATTGGCAGGAAACCTATAAAAAACTTAAAAAGAAAACCGGTTTTGCCTGGATTCAACGCGGGCTCACGCCGAGCCAGAAAGAGCAGATTATGGCACTTGGCATTCCCGGTGTCGGGTTTCGCACAGAAGTGCGCCGCTTCTATCCGGGCGGGCCAACCGCTTCCCATATTCTCGGCATGGTCAATGTCGACAATCAGGGTACGGCGGGAATGGAAAAATATATCGACAATGCGGGTTTAAGCGATTTGCGTGCAGCCGGACTTGCCGACGAAACGTCACTTGAACCGGTAAAACTTTCAATCGATATCCGTGTTCAGGCCATTATGCGTGATGTATTGGCAGACGCTATGCAAAGATATCAGGCAATTGCCGCCGGTGCAGTGGTTATCAATATTCACACCGGTGAAGTGCTAGCCATGGCTTCCATGCCCGATTTCGATCCCAACAATCCGGTCGATGCACTTAAAAAAGATCGCCTCAACCGGATGACAGCCGGTACTTTCGAAATGGGGTCGACAATTAAAAGTTTTACCACAGCAATGGCGCTCGACTCGGGAAAATTCCAGCTGAATAGCGTTATTGACGCTTCAAAGCCGCTCGCCGCAGGACGCGGACATTTCATCCGTGACTTCCACGGTAAATACCGCCCGTTGACAGCCTGGGAAATTTTCATCTTTTCTTCCAATATCGGTTCGGCAAAAGAAGCGCTGACAATAGGCATTGACGGGCACCGCGAATTTTTAAAAAGAATGGGACTTCTTGACCGTATGACGACAGAACTTCCGGAAGTTGCCCGTCCGGTCGAGCCGAGACGTTGGAAAACTGTCAATTCCATGACCATTGCTTTTGGCCACGGCATGATGACAACACCTCTACAAACCGCGGTCGGCGCAAGCGCCTTGATGAATGGCGGCAAGCTTATCGAACCGACATTTTTAAAACGCACAGCCGAGGAGGCGGAAGAACACTCCAAACAGGTTGTTTCACCGGAAACGAGCCGTGACATGCGTTATCTTTATAAATTGAATGGAGATATCGGTTCGGGGCGCAGAGCCAAGGTTGAAGGTTATCGTGTTGGTGGAAAAACCGGTACTGCCGAAAAAGTCGAAAACGGCAAATATTCAAAAACCAAACGGTTTAACGCCTTCCTTGCGTCTTTCCCGATTGATGACCCGCAATATGTTGTTTTGACAATTATTGACGAACCCAAGGCGGAAGAAGGAAAGTTTGGCGCGACTGCCGGTTTTAACGCAGCCCCGATGGTTGAAAAGATCATTCACCGATCTGCAACTTTCCTTGGTGTAAGGCCGGACTTTAAAGAAGAATATGCTCCTGTACTTGCGTCTTCCGGCAATCAGAAATTGCCTGAAACGTCGTTTAATGACTAG
- a CDS encoding UDP-N-acetylmuramoyl-L-alanyl-D-glutamate--2,6-diaminopimelate ligase: MKLDQLISGVHQKTIVPSVEIKGVTADSRKVMPGFLFVALKGNKGDGGVYAEDAAKRGAVAILTDHDFKLMNSNVPILRVTDARHQLALIAARFFGKQPETVVAVTGTSGKTSVASFTRQIWKDAGFAAATIGTIGVITPVKNEYGSLTTPDPVRLQQIMAELVDEGVTHVAMEASSHGIDQRRLDGVHLAAAAFTNLGRDHMDYHPTVEDYFRAKMRLFDTLLPKEAPAVIFADDKFSEAAIEHVKRSKRQVLTVGRKGDFIKLRHIEHQRSRQFVDCIVDNEVFEFTLPLAGDFQVSNALVAAGLTLATGVSAAAVFRALERLQGAPGRLELVGTTKDKAAIYVDYAHKPEALEQVLLAVKAFTTGRVVVVFGCGGDRDKGKRPIMGKIATKYADIVIVTDDNPRTENAAEIRKEIMAAATGAKEIGDRREAIRYAISLLQSGDTLVVAGKGHEKGQIIGTEVHPFSDHQEITEALEGQHK; this comes from the coding sequence ATGAAACTTGATCAACTGATAAGCGGTGTTCACCAGAAAACGATCGTGCCGTCTGTTGAAATTAAGGGCGTGACCGCCGATTCCAGAAAAGTTATGCCCGGTTTCCTTTTTGTTGCTCTCAAAGGGAATAAAGGCGATGGCGGCGTTTACGCCGAAGATGCAGCAAAACGGGGCGCCGTTGCTATTCTCACCGACCATGATTTTAAATTGATGAACAGCAATGTACCAATTTTACGCGTGACAGATGCACGTCACCAATTGGCGCTCATTGCAGCGCGTTTCTTCGGAAAACAACCCGAGACTGTTGTGGCCGTTACCGGTACAAGTGGCAAAACATCTGTCGCTTCATTTACGCGTCAGATATGGAAAGATGCCGGTTTTGCTGCCGCGACAATTGGAACAATCGGCGTAATTACGCCAGTGAAAAATGAATATGGTTCTTTGACCACGCCTGATCCGGTGAGGTTGCAACAGATAATGGCCGAACTTGTAGATGAAGGTGTGACCCATGTTGCCATGGAAGCTTCCTCCCACGGCATAGATCAGCGCCGTCTTGATGGAGTCCATCTTGCTGCCGCAGCTTTTACGAATCTCGGGCGTGACCATATGGATTATCATCCCACTGTCGAGGATTATTTCAGGGCTAAAATGCGTCTCTTCGACACACTTTTGCCGAAAGAAGCACCGGCTGTCATTTTTGCCGATGACAAGTTTTCGGAAGCGGCAATCGAACATGTCAAACGTTCAAAACGGCAGGTTTTAACGGTCGGACGCAAGGGTGATTTTATCAAATTGCGCCATATCGAACACCAACGCTCGCGCCAATTTGTTGATTGCATTGTCGATAATGAGGTTTTCGAGTTCACGCTACCGCTGGCAGGCGACTTTCAGGTTTCCAATGCGCTTGTTGCAGCCGGTCTCACACTTGCAACCGGTGTATCGGCTGCTGCTGTTTTTCGTGCACTTGAACGTCTGCAAGGAGCACCGGGGCGTCTTGAACTTGTGGGGACAACAAAAGATAAAGCGGCAATTTATGTCGATTACGCACATAAACCGGAAGCGCTGGAACAGGTTTTGCTTGCTGTCAAAGCTTTCACAACCGGAAGAGTGGTTGTCGTCTTCGGCTGTGGTGGTGACCGAGACAAGGGTAAACGCCCGATTATGGGGAAAATCGCTACCAAATATGCCGATATTGTTATTGTCACCGATGATAATCCGCGCACCGAAAATGCTGCCGAAATCCGCAAAGAAATTATGGCAGCCGCAACCGGCGCCAAAGAAATCGGGGATAGAAGAGAAGCCATCCGTTATGCCATTTCCCTGCTTCAAAGCGGCGATACATTGGTTGTTGCCGGAAAAGGACACGAAAAGGGCCAGATTATCGGAACCGAAGTTCATCCTTTTTCTGACCATCAGGAAATAACGGAGGCCTTGGAAGGACAGCATAAATGA
- a CDS encoding UDP-N-acetylmuramoylalanyl-D-glutamyl-2,6-diaminopimelate--D-alanyl-D-alanine ligase, producing MKPLWTKAELKKAIDGEVIGNLPDELSGVSIDSRTVKPGEIFFCIKGEKLDGHDFAAKAAEAGAGLLIIEKAHKADLQKLGLPMIAVNDALKALDELAIAARARSGAKIIAVTGSVGKTTTKEALRHCLEAVGKVHANPASFNNQWGVPLTLARMPADTDYGVFEIGMNHSGEIRPLVKMVRPHLAIITKVAAVHLGFFSSVEEIATAKAEIFEGVEKGGTALLNADDDFFHFLSDKAKACGIENILSFGEADFADYRLEKLHMLADCSSMSVKIGDTEAMVKVAAPGRHIVQDCLAVLGACDCVGADMAHIVMAMATFSAENGRGARYHLELPSGGTFTLIDESYNANPASMRASLELLKQAKTGARGRRIAVLGDMLELGKYSEKLHRELAEPVFASGANPVYLIGREIKPLEQELAKKLKVYLKENVEEVIPLILKDIHDGDVIMVKSSNSIRSSRVVSALLERYKKAD from the coding sequence ATGAAGCCATTATGGACGAAAGCCGAGCTTAAAAAAGCAATTGATGGCGAGGTCATCGGCAATTTGCCGGATGAATTATCGGGCGTTTCGATTGATAGCCGCACCGTAAAGCCGGGCGAAATCTTTTTCTGTATCAAAGGCGAAAAACTCGATGGTCATGATTTTGCAGCCAAAGCTGCCGAGGCCGGAGCAGGCTTGTTGATTATCGAAAAAGCCCACAAAGCAGACCTTCAAAAACTTGGCCTGCCAATGATTGCAGTTAATGACGCACTGAAGGCATTGGACGAGCTTGCAATCGCAGCAAGGGCAAGATCAGGCGCAAAAATTATTGCTGTGACAGGATCTGTCGGAAAAACCACCACGAAAGAAGCGCTTCGCCATTGTCTTGAAGCTGTCGGAAAAGTACATGCCAATCCGGCGTCCTTCAATAATCAATGGGGGGTGCCGCTAACCCTTGCCCGTATGCCGGCCGATACGGATTACGGGGTGTTTGAAATTGGCATGAACCATTCTGGTGAAATCCGTCCATTGGTAAAAATGGTGCGACCGCATTTGGCCATTATTACCAAGGTTGCGGCAGTGCATCTGGGGTTCTTCTCGAGTGTCGAGGAAATTGCCACAGCAAAAGCTGAAATTTTCGAAGGTGTCGAAAAAGGCGGGACAGCTCTTCTTAATGCCGATGATGATTTTTTCCACTTTCTTTCCGATAAGGCCAAAGCGTGCGGGATTGAAAATATATTGAGTTTCGGCGAAGCCGATTTTGCCGACTATCGCTTGGAAAAACTCCATATGTTGGCCGACTGTTCAAGTATGAGTGTGAAGATTGGCGACACTGAAGCCATGGTGAAAGTTGCAGCACCCGGACGCCATATTGTACAGGATTGTCTGGCCGTACTCGGTGCGTGTGATTGTGTTGGTGCCGATATGGCACATATTGTTATGGCAATGGCAACATTTAGCGCCGAAAACGGGCGCGGCGCACGTTATCATCTGGAACTGCCATCGGGCGGGACATTCACGCTGATTGACGAAAGTTATAATGCCAATCCAGCTTCTATGCGGGCAAGTCTTGAACTTTTGAAGCAAGCCAAAACCGGCGCACGCGGGCGGCGCATTGCGGTGCTTGGCGACATGCTCGAACTTGGCAAATATAGCGAAAAACTTCACCGCGAACTTGCCGAACCGGTTTTTGCCTCGGGTGCCAATCCGGTTTATCTCATTGGACGCGAAATCAAACCTTTGGAACAGGAGCTTGCAAAAAAGCTCAAAGTTTATTTGAAAGAAAATGTCGAAGAGGTTATCCCTCTCATTCTCAAAGACATTCATGATGGTGATGTCATCATGGTCAAATCATCGAATTCCATTCGCTCTTCGCGTGTTGTGTCGGCTTTGCTTGAACGTTATAAGAAAGCCGATTGA
- the mraY gene encoding phospho-N-acetylmuramoyl-pentapeptide-transferase has product MLMYFSSLTDILPGVGVFRYITFRTGAALLTSGLIVFLFGPSIIASLKVRQGKGQPIRADGPQTHFKKAGTPTMGGLMILSGTVVSALLWCNLSNIYFWVVLLVMLAFGAIGFYDDYLKVTKQSEKGFSGKARLTLEFIIAIVASGVIMHFESTGLALPFVKDYLLNLGWFFIPFAAFVMVGAGNAVNFTDGLDGLAIVPVMVAASSFALIAYLSGNINFADYLQIHYVAGSGELTVLLGAVVGAGLGFLWFNAPPAAIFMGDTGSLALGGMLGAVAVATKHEIVLAVIGGLFVMEALSVIIQVFWFKLTGKRVFLMAPIHHHFEKKGWTESQVVIRFWIISIVLALIGLSTLKLR; this is encoded by the coding sequence ATGTTGATGTATTTTTCATCACTGACCGATATTCTGCCCGGTGTCGGGGTGTTCCGCTATATTACGTTCCGCACCGGTGCGGCTTTGCTAACGTCGGGACTTATCGTTTTTCTGTTCGGACCAAGCATTATCGCCTCGTTGAAAGTGCGTCAGGGTAAAGGCCAGCCAATCCGTGCCGACGGCCCGCAAACCCACTTCAAAAAAGCCGGTACCCCGACCATGGGCGGTTTGATGATTTTGAGCGGTACGGTGGTTTCTGCACTTCTATGGTGTAATCTTTCCAATATCTATTTTTGGGTTGTACTTCTCGTTATGTTGGCCTTCGGCGCAATCGGCTTTTATGATGATTATCTCAAAGTCACCAAACAAAGCGAAAAAGGCTTTTCCGGAAAGGCTCGTCTGACATTGGAATTTATCATTGCCATTGTCGCATCCGGCGTCATTATGCATTTCGAATCAACGGGCCTCGCACTTCCTTTTGTAAAAGATTATTTGCTCAATCTCGGCTGGTTTTTTATTCCCTTTGCTGCTTTTGTCATGGTTGGAGCGGGTAATGCGGTCAACTTCACCGATGGTCTTGACGGCCTTGCCATTGTTCCTGTCATGGTGGCCGCATCATCATTTGCGCTCATTGCCTATTTGTCCGGCAATATCAATTTTGCCGATTACCTACAGATTCACTATGTCGCGGGCTCAGGCGAACTGACAGTGCTTCTCGGCGCAGTTGTCGGAGCGGGACTAGGCTTTTTGTGGTTTAATGCGCCGCCGGCTGCGATTTTTATGGGCGACACCGGCTCGCTTGCACTAGGCGGTATGTTGGGTGCTGTTGCGGTTGCAACCAAACATGAAATCGTCCTTGCTGTCATCGGCGGGCTGTTCGTTATGGAAGCACTCTCCGTCATTATTCAGGTTTTCTGGTTCAAATTGACAGGAAAACGCGTTTTCCTCATGGCACCAATTCACCACCATTTCGAGAAAAAAGGCTGGACTGAAAGCCAGGTCGTTATACGCTTCTGGATTATCTCGATTGTGCTTGCCCTGATCGGTCTTTCAACTCTTAAATTAAGATAA
- the murD gene encoding UDP-N-acetylmuramoyl-L-alanine--D-glutamate ligase, with the protein MIIVNSFKNKKVALFGLGGSGVATAKSLLAGGAEVLAWDDKMETVEKTRGQNIPVSDLHNVDWSTISALVLAPGVPLTNPEPHWTVKLAKAAGVEIIGDIELFIRERNAYLKHNKLADADMPFIAITGTNGKSTTTALINHLLNESGKLSEMGGNIGTAILSLEAFEKNRFYVIECSSFQIDLTPSINPTVGILLNISPDHIDRHGTFAHYCEIKKRLVNGAKTALVAVDDENSTKIYEELLHDHHNVLPVSKDKVLKSGYYAVKDELFSVENGKPEARLSLSGISSLRGSHNAQNALMALATLDILKIKPFELQRIFSSYVGLPHRMQQVRKIGNVLYVDDSKATNAEASAPALATFDHIYWIIGGLAKEGGITALKDYFPKIRKAYLIGDAAEDFARTINGAFPISMSGTLEKAVQEAHQDAAADKAEEVAVLLSPACASYDQFKNYGARGDAFKAFVKAL; encoded by the coding sequence ATGATTATAGTCAATTCTTTCAAGAATAAAAAAGTTGCACTCTTTGGCCTTGGTGGTTCGGGTGTTGCTACAGCAAAATCCCTTCTTGCCGGTGGTGCGGAAGTCCTCGCATGGGATGACAAAATGGAAACCGTCGAAAAAACGCGAGGCCAGAATATACCGGTGAGCGATCTTCATAATGTCGATTGGTCAACAATCTCGGCTCTCGTCCTAGCTCCCGGTGTGCCGCTCACCAATCCCGAACCCCACTGGACAGTCAAACTTGCAAAAGCTGCCGGTGTTGAAATTATAGGCGACATTGAATTGTTCATTCGCGAGCGCAACGCTTATCTCAAACACAATAAACTTGCCGACGCGGATATGCCCTTCATTGCAATTACCGGCACCAATGGCAAATCCACCACAACAGCACTCATCAATCATCTTCTGAACGAGAGCGGAAAATTGTCGGAAATGGGTGGCAATATCGGCACCGCAATTTTGTCGCTTGAAGCATTTGAGAAAAATCGTTTTTATGTGATCGAATGCTCGTCTTTCCAGATTGATCTCACGCCGTCCATCAATCCGACAGTTGGCATTCTTCTTAATATTTCACCCGATCATATCGACCGGCACGGGACATTTGCCCATTATTGCGAAATCAAGAAACGGCTGGTAAATGGCGCGAAAACGGCATTGGTTGCCGTTGACGATGAAAATTCGACAAAAATCTATGAAGAGCTTTTGCATGATCATCATAATGTTTTGCCGGTATCAAAAGACAAGGTTTTGAAGAGCGGATATTATGCTGTCAAAGACGAGCTTTTCAGTGTGGAAAATGGCAAACCTGAAGCACGTTTATCGCTTTCCGGAATTTCATCGCTTCGCGGTAGTCATAATGCGCAGAATGCTTTGATGGCACTCGCCACCCTTGATATTCTGAAAATAAAACCCTTTGAATTGCAGCGGATTTTTTCCTCCTATGTCGGGCTGCCGCACCGTATGCAGCAGGTCAGAAAAATCGGCAATGTTCTTTATGTCGACGATAGCAAGGCAACTAATGCCGAGGCAAGTGCACCGGCACTCGCCACCTTTGACCATATTTACTGGATTATCGGCGGTCTTGCAAAAGAAGGCGGCATTACCGCGTTGAAAGATTATTTCCCAAAAATCCGTAAAGCCTATCTCATTGGTGATGCTGCGGAAGATTTTGCCCGCACTATCAATGGCGCATTTCCGATTTCGATGTCGGGAACACTGGAAAAAGCTGTTCAGGAAGCCCATCAGGATGCAGCGGCAGACAAAGCCGAAGAAGTGGCCGTTCTGCTTTCGCCAGCTTGTGCAAGCTACGACCAGTTCAAAAATTACGGTGCTCGTGGAGATGCCTTCAAGGCTTTTGTAAAAGCGTTGTAA
- a CDS encoding FtsW/RodA/SpoVE family cell cycle protein: protein MVSRADRGPIANWWWTIDRPILAACLMLMGLGIMLSFAASPTVASKIGIADSFYFVRWHIIFSFPALFTMIFVSFFTPRNIRRFCALLLLVTLVLLVATLLFGAEVKGSRRWISVLGVSVQASEFMKPAFVVMSAWLFSDQTRKNGIPGFLLAIILYGTCACLLVLEPDIGQTMLISATWGGLFFLAGVPIFIIILFIGLAIVGGFGAYLFVHHVQERVNGFLTGEGDTFQVDVGREAILHGGWFGQGPGEGTVKRIVPDSHTDFVFSVAAEEYGIVLCLLIVALFAFIVIRSMKIAMNERDSFTRFAIAGMAILFGCQSMINMAVNLHLMPPKGMTLPFISYGGSSMVAIAISMGILLSLTRRRPEARLSASLPTIMPAV from the coding sequence ATGGTTTCTCGTGCCGACCGTGGACCGATAGCCAATTGGTGGTGGACAATAGACCGGCCAATTCTGGCAGCATGTCTCATGTTAATGGGGCTTGGCATTATGCTCTCCTTTGCTGCAAGCCCCACTGTCGCCAGCAAAATCGGTATTGCCGACAGTTTCTATTTTGTGCGTTGGCACATTATTTTCAGCTTTCCGGCGCTTTTTACGATGATTTTCGTTTCCTTCTTTACCCCGCGCAATATTCGCCGGTTTTGCGCGCTACTATTGCTGGTAACACTTGTTCTACTGGTCGCAACCTTGTTGTTTGGCGCCGAAGTCAAGGGGTCGAGACGGTGGATTTCGGTGCTCGGCGTATCTGTGCAGGCATCCGAATTCATGAAGCCGGCTTTCGTCGTTATGTCGGCATGGCTTTTTTCCGATCAGACCAGAAAAAACGGTATTCCGGGCTTTTTGCTCGCCATTATTCTTTATGGAACATGTGCTTGCCTTTTGGTGCTTGAGCCCGATATCGGGCAGACAATGCTTATCAGCGCCACTTGGGGCGGCCTGTTCTTCCTTGCCGGTGTGCCGATTTTCATCATCATTCTGTTCATCGGCCTTGCCATTGTTGGCGGGTTTGGTGCCTATCTCTTCGTTCACCACGTTCAGGAACGTGTCAACGGGTTTTTGACCGGCGAAGGCGATACATTTCAGGTGGATGTCGGGCGTGAGGCTATTTTGCATGGCGGCTGGTTCGGGCAGGGGCCGGGCGAGGGGACAGTCAAACGGATTGTTCCAGACAGTCACACCGACTTTGTATTTTCGGTGGCTGCGGAAGAATATGGCATTGTTCTTTGCCTGCTGATTGTTGCACTTTTCGCCTTCATCGTTATCAGATCCATGAAAATAGCTATGAATGAGCGGGATTCGTTTACCCGCTTTGCGATTGCAGGCATGGCTATTCTGTTCGGTTGCCAATCCATGATCAATATGGCAGTTAACCTGCATTTGATGCCGCCAAAAGGCATGACTTTGCCATTTATCTCTTATGGTGGTTCGTCTATGGTGGCAATTGCGATTTCCATGGGAATCTTGTTGAGCTTGACGCGTAGACGCCCCGAAGCAAGGCTTTCAGCGTCGTTACCGACTATTATGCCGGCGGTGTAA